The segment aattacataacacttacggaaattaatacggagattatgcgccatttcatctttgtattgtcgtaggaaatcatactgacaaaattaaatgtatattgggacaacatcgtaggcctagaggaatgtaaatctgctattaaggaggccattgtgtatctcctcaagtaccttatcttttttaaaggcccattttctccctggaatgtcaatgcaccttttttaacataacggccagctcattggtgagcaaatggagaggtgattccgagaagtatatccgtgtaagttgatttcctttgtctatgaagaagagattctggaatatatcatatataataataatcatatataaatagaatagttacattaatacatttgttaaactgaacaggttttatttgaacttgcctataatttttcgcctacaattatttttatcgacgagattgactggataggcacaaataaaggagtaaactgtacattgtctgaacctgcaaagagattcagatcagaacttctttctagattggatggattagtatctaacgaaaattctaatgtagttcttttggctgcaactaattgcccttgctatgtatatcacgctatttcaatgttttctaagtagaaaatatcttaatatcataattattcattatcttaatcttaattattgtgttgtgcggaatattcctttgttattattaatataacagaacaataatatttattgtaaatatattattagggacattgatgcagctttacgcagatgccttgaaaagaaaatatacgtatcattaccaaatgaagttactcgacttggtatgttcaaattataccttagcaaccagttattagagaatatggatattgtaaaccacataataaaatctactgaaaaatattcttgcgtggatataaaattgctttgtaagcaagcatggctgctcgaaataagtccaatatgggaaaaacttgaaaaaaaaaaaaaaaaaaagaaacatctgttacgactttgaaatatgaattaaagaattatgaaataatagcaaaattgttaaaaaacaatgtcacctacagttacggatgtggatagatatgaagcgtggaataaatatgtatgccataagaacatattttaaaaaatataaatgcttatcatataaaaatataaaaatataaaaatataaaaatataaaaatataaatggttataaattattaatataattatcgttcgaaaaattgttcgtgtgcgtgcatgtatgtgtgcgcacgcgttataaacaagtttgaaatgttcgttctacatatatgtatacgtggtatacatcttcccttataatatataatatgtgtaatctgagtggtaatatctccacgtattacatatgtgttagtgtattttatcgataatctgtcttttatttccttttatcttattaacgcatgtatgggcgcgtatatgcgccgggcgaaagctatggttatatatgggattgttaacaaataaaaattaatctaggtgttattaaagaaatttgtttcaccttctaaactttttgatgattggtttactttgaatattttgcatatttttgcatatcatgagcattttgtacatttctatacattcaaactttctatgaatataaaatgatccgcactactatctacttcatagtatactctatacgtttaaaatgctccattagaagcttaaatctatcaaaatacagctcctagggaaatgtgaattttcacatgaacacataatatcgattttctcattgaaacgtataggcaggtatatactagcataagccaccttcggcatttggccgtatgatgcagcactagctctgtaacatagaaaaccataggcgtcagttcttcttatttcctctttgatatatgtttactttaatgtcacttattcagacgcttgatacattgtcggaatgaaattttagtaatgtgcaagtaattttgagtagattaataaagtataataagatatcagattcatgtacgtagattcaagtgacatcaatctttatgtctagtatatacatgtgtattgatctataagtcagtgttaaaataacaaataaatggcagaagaaggaaagaagatttccttcggttttgcgaaatctattaagaaacctgtgttaaaaaatgctattccacaagaaaaaaagaaagttgattacattgaatgccttgatgagaaaggtattaaagtaatagggtgagttcaaaaagtaaaatttataatcaagaaacatataacctcaacctaacctataaaaatcaccaatagcggaatatatatatttgaaaacaatttttttatttcaatgaggaagaaaaaaaagatgaacctctaattattccattactaggttcaaaaacctggcatgatagaattcttaataaaatagatgcagacattttccttccgaaggcagataaggaaaaggtaggagacgctagtgttaacgaggcaaaatcaaagctatctaatggaaaaacatcgccaataatatcaataaagaaagagccagttgaagatagtgaaaataaagttgttactttagaagagcaagcgactaaagaaatcattggggaacttaagtcaaagaataaatatgaaactaaaacaaatgatttaactttacctttagtagaagatgaatcattaagaggcaaagaacaggtacgttatcaacatattgatgtgcaatgcacagatgtattacatttgcatattataaatatcgttttgtatttttcagtctacgttagaagattatgaaaaaattcctattgatgcttttggtgtagcaatgttaaggggaatgggatggcaaccaggaaagggaattggttgaaatgaaaagtatgaattttactctggattaaattaattatatgtatttaatacatcacttattggaaagtaaacagagaacatcattttttatttcacaatcgtttattctaactattacagattagtagcagctgtcataccagaattacgaccaaaaggtatgggtcttggagcagacaaagtagcattgcagaagaaaaatacagatttcaaaaaagaagaggaagaagttaaaatcgagaaaggaacatttgtgaaaattatagctggagaacaaagtaataattatggtcaaatagaaggattcgatgatgatgcaggaaggctcataataaaactagctcttggtggaaatataatatctgtaaatgaatttatggtacagccagtgactaaatcagaatattctaagaactcaaaagttcaaagttaatatgaagtgttagtttttcattaagggacatttaagaaaataaatttgaattgacatatacatataaagacataatcggacatgtagaaaaactaattcaagagtacctgtaagtgtgttgttgcatgcaattttttaaaggtcccttctatctttatataaaatatgataaatgtagaggttttagatttcagtattttatggggttaatttcagatacaaaaaagtatgaggaatataaggacaaggaatccaagggactcaagcaaaagatggatagaaaaagatcaatgtcccctgaccccgaagacggtgaagaacaaaagtagtaataaaagaaagaaaatcggaagtacgatgcacaataagagcaagtatgataaagtgggggataaaaaatcagaaagacgaaaaaggcgctccgaatctaatgatgacagcgatagtgattctgaaaagaagagacggagagaaagaagtaactctaatagtaatgattcttataaattaaaaagattgaagaagtcaaagaaacgtaagaagtacgattgctcgtctgaaagatcaagtaaaaaacgagacgacgagaaagatcaagatctcgatcatttagtaggcagtaatattttccaggaacgtattcggtcattttactttcaagataaattgtacaattttatttatacagattttataataaagtgtatttttacaaaagtatatttcttttcttacccttaactgaaaattacatttaattataatatgtaataatgtttacaattacatcaaagttaatgtcctaaactttatcaataattattaaaaatccccgcgtattgcttacgtaatgttgatatcgagtaataccatacataacctcaaagaacattatgatacttacgaacatcgttaaacaagtagtgcgaacgatgtcgagtaagtattcactatgtataaagtatttataaataaaaagtatgggaaatatataaccgagtgtatttaacttttccaacattttagcatttcgcttggcgttggtacaacttcaagtaaatgaagtaaaaagcaaaaatgtagagcgggcagtttcctacatttcaagcgcgaaagagcataatgctgatattatcgctcttcctgaatgctttaattcaccatatggaatacgtaataatttgtttctttttctaataatttattatatgtataacaactatatagaaaaaagtaaaagtagacaaattaccttaacgttcatacttccataaagattgtgaattgactcgagaatatagaatttccccatttttatgattatcgtgatttttgtataaatatattttttaagatactaataattagatacttataaactagtattatcaattattttgtatttataattccacctataatagttaaaaattaaagttagttaaaatctaactttatgtttcaaaaagtactagcaaagtcgttaagtaacaagtcactggtactgacccaaatagcatgattgtaattaaacatttctaaatattcatttttcatcttgaacctgtagaaacaatttattatatgtactattatctaagtaattatatatttaagtaaatctaaatataaaatttagttattttaataatttaaaaaataaaaaattgacaaacatttcaacctaatttatggttggaacaaaggacagttatttttcattaattgaaatattgcaatgcagaatagtttccaaaatacgccgagagtattcctgatgaaacggtgaaacgagcgttgctttatcgaaggcagctaaggaaaacagcatttatgtagttggtggtacgatacctgaaatagagggcgataaattgtacaatacctgtactatttggggtcccgatggaactttgatagcaaaacaccggaaggtaaataatatacctccatgtggctttgaaattgaaaatattggggtggagaaagtgactctatctaggaataatttaggaatatgcatatgtacatacgtgtactataaccaattctataatttaaaaaatatgttataggtttataaaatacgttttgatacgagaaacatacatttttgtcgtaatataatatataaatttttgtacaatatatttgttttgtaatataaatttttcacataggaaaaaacttattttttcttaaaaaatattccttctcaaatattattaaatgataaaactttttaataaaagaaagtgataaaaacgctgtcagttattaaataaaaaacaattaaagtttagaagttcgtaacattgatgttaaattacaaaagttacagcaatagagttagcaactatatttttatgttattaggtacatctattcgacatcgacattcccaacaagattactttccgagagagtgattcactcagtcctggtaattccctaacaatgtttgatgtgaagggctgcaaaataggtattggcatttgctatgatatcagattcgaggaaatggcacgcatttatcggaacaaaggtacagtagcttaatcgaacaatacttaactagcatgaaagtaactatctttcttaaatatattctatataaaatataatcaatataatctgtaactctgtataaaaaggagcttaatttaaaaaaccagtatattcgctgaaaatgaaataaataaaagaattagaagcacgacaagaggactgttctcgcatattcataaattatggaatatggactgtgcagctacaaagttaactaaaattcagtggtctcgtatttcccatttctctgtgttaggttgccaaatgctgatatatccggcggcattcaatatgaccactggaccactgcactggtcattacttcagcgttccagagcgaatgacaatcaattatacgtcgcctgtatatcaccggctcgtgttccttcagcaagttatgtcgcatggggacatacacagttgacaaatccctgggggaaaatcctttatgatttggaaactcaggaaaatatggtggtcaccgatatcggtaatttccagcttaacattaaaagcgagaaatccatgatgtaattaacttttagtctcgttggttcatcgattttgccggctccctctgtatttgttgaatttattagcaagcattacttattacttcgtatgtttttcttttctctcagatttgaaagttgttgaggaagtaagggctcagatacctacattttctcaaagacgtacggatttgtacgacactgtctataaaaaggagtaactctacactgaaacagaaaatgttttcttataatatttctactacaataccgtttttttttttttttttttttttttatgacttattactaattacttatcatttgtactaaatgaataactcaattaagaaaaccaaaatgttataaataataatctgtatatcttgtgtatcaatatgtaattggatattgtaataatattggaatgtctttgatcagggatatgataaagaacacgcgaagactacgttcttttgaacatctttaatatccatcatttataacattaaacatctttttaaatatttagatagattaatacgtaactctttatatatataaacattaatttgaagttacaagcttagagaaattggtcgattaatatttatagatcggctgtcttgatgaaaggcttaaagaaagcaaaaacataacaatgtcgcaaatataatttatagtttaacttctttcttgtatctgtctgcctttcacgatgttttaccaattacaataagtaatttcgacttctttgcgctccgttttaacgcattcgagaccgaaagaaattcatatcaatcagtaggcataatatatataactgtacataatatattatagtataacatagtatataattttatattttaaaaacatgaggcataaaatttaagattgtcatcgacttaaaattaaaatatgaaaagaatattccagagagagaaaagcacagtatcattctaacaaaacattcagatcgtactgacacccaggaatcgtattacaataaaatctcggtctcgaatgaattaacacgaacgattaacatgaaacacacttgcggcttaaacaccttcgatatcgaggaaattcaaactttacaaataaaagcagcctgttcctctttccaccacagactctcataccatatccgctcttatccaggcttttacttgaaatctctgtctatttacaatttaaatttacccggaccactcgttgagtcggcagccctttataaatatataatgaacccagaacatatacctgtgcccctagctggtatcagctctagtaacgttcataccggaactttcatacgacgccaatttgtcacgcgtgaacatcgattctttcaggggtcacggctttatgggattatatcctttaaagtaattaaagtgatactaatgatacagaattttttacaaatatttaatatgtccataaaataggaagtttcgtgctctcttattttatattaattataaattagtaagttttacatttgttatctatagatttaataaattattaaaattccatgaagacatattctggaacacattagaagattttgctgtaatttacaacg is part of the Bombus affinis isolate iyBomAffi1 unplaced genomic scaffold, iyBomAffi1.2 ctg00000962.1, whole genome shotgun sequence genome and harbors:
- the LOC126928460 gene encoding G-patch domain and KOW motifs-containing protein-like isoform X2, with protein sequence MGLGADKVALQKKNTDFKKEEEEVKIEKGTFVKIIAGEQSNNYGQIEGFDDDAGRLIIKLALGGNIISVNEFMVQPVTKSEYSKNSKVQNTKKYEEYKDKESKGLKQKMDRKRSMSPDPEDGEEQK
- the LOC126928460 gene encoding G-patch domain and KOW motifs-containing protein-like isoform X1; the protein is MGLGADKVALQKKNTDFKKEEEEVKIEKGTFVKIIAGEQSNNYGQIEGFDDDAGRLIIKLALGGNIISVNEFMIQKSMRNIRTRNPRDSSKRWIEKDQCPLTPKTVKNKSSNKRKKIGSTMHNKSKYDKVGDKKSERRKRRSESNDDSDSDSEKKRRRERSNSNSNDSYKLKRLKKSKKRKKYDCSSERSSKKRDDEKDQDLDHLVGSNIFQERIRSFYFQDKLYNFIYTDFIIKCIFTKVYFFSYP